The Hemibagrus wyckioides isolate EC202008001 linkage group LG13, SWU_Hwy_1.0, whole genome shotgun sequence DNA window ACAATCATCTCAAATATATGCAAAGTAAAAGGATATGATTTTGAATCACACATAAAACTGTCTGTACATATCCAGCATATGGTTATGAACATTGTTatgtttatacactatataaatACATTCCCCCAGTGTTAAATAGACTATACTGACACCCTTCTCAGGTACTGAGAAGTAGCCTAAAGTGGTCTagttgtaaaataaacaaaaagggACAAATGTATATATGTTGTTGTAAACTTTCTTCTGCAAAGTTAGACAACTATACATAGCTATAGAAActatcaaaaacaaaacaaaaaaaaagagtcccAGATTTTCAGCACAGTGCAGGAATAAACTGTACAGTCTAAATGTTATTCCCCAAACTTCTATGATGTCAGTGCATTGTTCATTATGAAATATGGATTAGAATGATGCCAAACATCATGCCCTGGGGAATTAATGTAATTGAACATAGTTTAGATTTAGGTTTAAGTTCACATGGTCTCACCTTAATCAAATCACTGACAGTTTATAAATCGACTACGATACCACATCTTATTGAactgaaacaaataaatctcACCCCATATTCATGCATTAAATACATTCATGGTCCACTTCACTATGTAAATACAGTCATGGGCATGATGAGCAGTGATGTCATTTAGCAAAGGATTTCTGAAGTATTGTGGCTTGCCTAATGGTGACAGTTTGATCGATTATATTGCCTCAGCACATTTTATCAATGTGTTTCAGAGAAGATTTTTTAAGCCATAAAATTTGTACACAATCAAttgaatacaaaaaaacaatcaaatcaGCAATTTAAAGCCAGCACTGATTACGTTTATGTTCTGCTTTCAGTGCTGTTTTTCTTTACGTTTTTCTTTAACAGATGGTAATAGAATTTGTCTATATAAATGTATAGCCAAATTACAAGCTAAACTCATTATTTCAGTCTTCCaattagaaaaaaaacccccaaaggAACACCCTTAACTTGGAATTTCTGCAAGGAAAGTCAAGAAGGTGTCCATAATCCCCTGTTCAGCATATGACATCATATAAACATGACCACTCACACTGTAAAGTAACACTTTTTCTACTTTTAAATGAGATTACAGTAGAATTTACCTTAGATCAATCAACCTACAGAGACATTAGATGGTTAAATCAATAACACTGACCTCACAGTTTGCTGTTGTGAGAAAGTAAATACATCATGCACTTACTTGTATCACAAAGATTAGCTGGTTGAGCTTACTGAACTTAAAAGAAGGGATCCATATTTTGTCTCTCTTTGTATGTTGAACATGCCAATCATTATTCCATGTTCAACGATACAGTTTTGTTAagtgaaatataatatatttataatatattttaattctaaaaaaaaaaggttttctgttaaaacatagcctcatttatttattaaaaatgattttaaattgttttaatggGAAGTGAGTGAAATTGAGACTCACATAATAATAACCATTTTAATATCTTTCTTACCgcagttatattttattttatttatttaaggtaTGGACTGCTTTTTTGCACATGATTCAGTTGCTTGATTCAGCTCTTTAAGGTGCGATATCTGAAGTTGTTTGAGTAATGAACAGCCAAGAAATAACCTTTTTGGATATATATTAGAGTGTCTGAAATTTCTCAGAGTGAAGGACGTCATGTGATTTTGAAAATGTAGTGAGGTCAAATTTCAAGCTTCCAGAGACATTGCAGGTTCGATATAAACTGTATTTCTATTTCATCAATTTATAGAAAGTAAATGGTCAATTTTGACTCAAAGCTAGGAAAAGAAGTGTGGGTTAATATTGGCAGATACCAACGATAagccagtgagagagacaaaacaacaaaataaaaataaagaaaggataAAACAAGAAACTTATAATTCCATAAATCATTTCAGCCTGTGGCCATCTCTAGAGGGTTATTACATCTTTGAGTAGGAAAGTTGAGTTCCAGCTTTTTCcagaagagagagtaagagacgTGGCAACtgcaaagaaaatgaatgagtAAAGAAAGACCTGTCTCAAACTGACAGATAGAAAGTGAAATATTTGGATTAGTTGTACAGCTGTACCTGTGAGATATATAGAGTGCTACAGTGTGacatgcttatttttttttttttacagaaacaaaAGTCTATGCACTGGAGCCTTGTGACGCCTGCTGTCCTGATCCTCCACAGCTCTGATACCTACAGcttaattcagttcagttcgtTCAGCAGTGGGCAGGAgagtggcagcatggtggctgtTAGCCAAGCCTGCTAACTGTGCAGCCAGGGACTGCAGAGCCTCCACTCAGCCAGACTGTGGTGAATTTAACACACTAATCAGAAACATTATGTTCTTGGGGAGCAAGCAGGAGATTGGCAGATGGCTAAGAGCATTAGAGAGATACCTGCCAAACGTCAGCCCGCTCGCCCTTCCTGCTGTGCTTGTCTTTGTGCAGAGAGCAGACGTGCGCTCCTGGTGTATACATGACATATGGTGAGGTAAATATTGACTGGTTGTCTTTATACTTCCGGCGTAATCTAATAATTAAtcacaaacataaacataccCCCAGTCGGGTAATAAGATAATGTTGCTGAAAAGTCTCAAGGCTTTCTGTGCTGTCATTCATCAGTCTTCAGCAGCTTCAAGGTCTTCAAATACAGGGCTGTAAGGTTTATAGTAATGGTATTGTAAATGCTATTATTTCAGGGTAGTGTGAACATTACTGGGcagattttcattaaaaaataacctGAAATCATGAAAAATCCATGTCCTTGTTCATATTATTCAAAATGTAATGAATGTAATGACCTCTGATCTTCTGCCGATTGAGTGAGGCAAATATTATCATGAAAATACAAGCAGGGAAAatgcttcattcattcatcttcagtaactgattTCTCCaagtcagggtcatggtggattcAGAGCCTATCCCAATGGGTGTGATGTGGGATGTGGGATGTGGGATTAAATCCTGGATGGGATTCCAGTTAATTGTAGAGAACCATGCACTCATACCTtcataaacacattcacacctaggggcagttTAAAGTAGCTATCTGCCTACCAGCATGTGAGGTGGAAAGAAAGCAGAGAGCTTGGAGAAAAGTTCATACTGTCAGTAACAATCGAGCTCAAACTCAGACCAGGGACCTTGAGGTTGTGAGGCATCAATCCTTAACCTGCTGTGCTGCCACTCCCTTGGAAAAATATGAAACAATAAGATCCTATGGTTTCATCTCCATAACCCAGCAAAAAATGCTGAGCCTGTTAAGGAACACTGATTTCCATTTCATGTTGTTCTTAAAGTCTAGTAAGGCTAGAGATAGATATTTATAAAcaatatgtttatataaattgCCTTACTTAGTGATGTTACAACAAGTATATATTTGTGGTTTGTATGTTTAATTACAAGACTGAGAtcttacagaaatatttttttttttgttgggaGACAAAGACTTTTGTTGAAGAATGATCTGCATCAGGTCTGGTGAATATTCCTGGAAACAATGCAGTTTTCTTTGCTTCTGTATTGAACCACAAGAAGTCAGGCCCCTTAACCAGACCtacttttcttttcatgttctTGTCCTCTTTCTTTCACACATTAATATATGCAAGAATGCAGCAGGGAAATAGGAAAATATGTAGAGGAGGCAGAGAGGTAGAAGAAATCTCTCATTGTGAAGAGAGACTACAGACTTTTCCATTTACCAAACTTCTGATATCAGCTGCATCTGACAAGTGAATGAGAAtggcgaacacacacacacaattttactgCTAAACATTAGAGAAATGGGTTCATTAAGGTCATATAATTCAAGTAGGTTTTGTGATGTGGGCTAATCTAACTGTTATAAAGCTTTGTGTAATATAACTGAATAAATTTTGCTcccacatttattatttattgatgtattttgattaaaaaaatattctgatTGCCAGGAAATACAAATGAATTTTGGTGtagaaacattaacacaataaagcagaaaaatggTGGTGCAGTTTAAATTAACGTTTATTGATTGGTATATTAATTCAGACAGTGAATAAGCAGTGTGTTAACGTAAAAATACTCGCACTAATCCTgagtagtagtggactgtagatctctcctcaccatcacacagtcTTGTAGAACAGTTACTGTTCCCAAGCATTAAAATACTTCTCAAGTCAAAATGCCATGTTCCACCTACACAAACATTTGACCTTTAAACAGAATCACCCGCATACATAAAACCAAAATGACTGCAGACGAATAGTGGATTTGCCTTATTACAAAtgatatttataatgttttggCAGTTCAAATCAGAAACATATTTTGTCTGCCAAAGTTTCATTTGTTATTCAGTTAAGATATTTGACAAACGTTACATGATCTCATTGCTAAAGTACAATATGAATAATATGTgcaagtagtagtagtagtagtaatagtagtaacagcagcagtagtaataacaataataataataacagcacatGTCGTGTGAGAACATAGAGCCCTATTTCCTGTAGCATGTCTCCCTCTATTGGTCACAACATATCAAGACATTTCTAAGTAACTATGTATTCTGAGTACATGGTTTGCAGGTTTCTCtgctttacaaatatataaaaaggtaTAAATTCTGACTTTAGTATTACAAACGTTTACTGACATTAATTCTTCACTTAGATAAAACTTTATATTGAGGTTATGCGAGTAATAAGAAAAGTATACATATTATGTAATCCACTATAATGTTTCTACTGAAGCATAAATACTGTTTAAAATACTAATACAATcacattttaaaaaggtttttaacattaattaattaaaacattaattattttattgcacaTACAGGAAAGCCAAAATGACTACATATAATATTGAGTAGAATACGGTGGTAGATTTTTATCACTTGTTGTTGCTAATAGTTTATTATTAGATGCTGCATTTCCTACTTAATCATCTGTCACTGGATCAAATTACacataataaaaatgtcagttCATCCAGTGCATTTACTTTGTATTTGTGACTGATGCTGCTTTTAGTCCTTTCACAGTtccttttttattgttaatttcagtgtctcagttttCAGCCTCTTGTCTTCTGCTGATTCTCTTATAGATTCCAGACTGGTGTCTGTCTCACCCCTGTTGATTTATATTTGAAGCAAACATCAGCTTCAGAAATGTGAATTGAACAAATGTGAATCATTTATGTGTCTGAACATATTCAATTTATTATGTTGCCTACCTTAATAATGGAGTGGTTGAAGTCTCAGTTTGCAGAGAATTAGCTGAGGAATAGCCAGAacttttatcatcatcatcatagccATCATCCACTGTTGAATCAGACAGAGTTTCATTAATGACTGTTAGGAAATCCAAAATAGCATTTTTAATTCAAGGCAAAACAGCAGAAcgatagatttatttattttgatttaatgTATGATATATACATTATTCTAAAATACATCTACATATAAAACACAAATCTGTAGCCCTTTAGGGCCCAGGGTTGATGGAAAGGTCTTGTTTGTCAATTCCTTTTTGTCGAATTTCTCATACATGAAACTTTAAAAAGAATGTCTACAAATAACACAATTAAAACTATTCATTTGGTTAGGacatctttattttaattttcttgataaaaattaatttttttaaaatgacatacTTTTAGGTCGAAACTGGCTCATGCTGCCATATTCCTCTCTGACTTGTAACATCCTTTGTGAGGGTTGATTGCTGACAGTGGAACATTTCCTCTCAAATCTCTCACAGATTTCTTTGTCTAACTGAAAAGGACAGCTCTTGTTTTTTGCCACTACTTGTTCGATCATTCTCATCAGCTCAGGGACTTGCAcgtcttctttcttctctttagTGTCCAAAACATGGTACCTGTTCCCACATTTTTCTACAAGCCACTGCAGCGCATCCCCTTCACTCTCAATGTGCAGTTCTATGTCTATGTCTTCCATCCAGCCTCCAGTGGTGAACAGCACTATGGTGTGATTCCAGACAGAGTCACCAAGAAGTTGCAGATATTCTTCAGTAATGAGTTTGTTCACCTCTTTGAAGGGAAAAGCTGCTCGCACAACCAGAAGGAAAACAACAGGTGCATCTTTGGAACAATGAGTATGAACACTCTCTACTATCTGCCAGTCAAGTTCAGGTGTTTCCTCCAAATCATGGTCCCAGTCCCAGCCTGGAGTGTCTACTACAACAACCTGTCTTCCTGCTACTAGTCCATGCTGCTGCTCACTCTGAAAAGTCTTTTGTCTGGAAAAACTGTTTTTGCCTAACATAATGTTTCCAACTGTGGTCTTTCCAGCTCTTCTATAACCAATTAGCACAATGTTGACCTCAGGATCACTAGACAAGGCTTCTGTAAGCAAACAGAAATATTCAGAAATTAATATTTCTCATTCATGAAATtctcatttatctttttttattagtttgtaCTTAGATATAATGTTGTTGAAACCCTATGTTTCATTCCTGTTTTCACTTGCTATATGAGCTATAAACCATTTATTTATGAGCCTccacttttttctctttctttaagtATACTTTAAAAAACAGCAATGTGCCATGTTTAGGATCTAGAAAGTCCTGTGAAAGCTGTTTCTCCTGATGACTCTAATAATTAAACTGAATATATGTTCACTGAATTCTCACCTCTCTTCAATGCCCATGAATACcagatttttaatgttaatgctcCTACAAATGAACTATGAATAAATCTCTTCATATCCTGCTTGATAAATGAGCCCCATTGTATTCATGTGACTTTAAGAACAGATGAAAACCAATTTGCAATGATTTGTTACCTTTTTCAGATTCTGAACCAGTTgctcctcttttctcctcttgtGTCTTCAGTCTCCTCTTTTTAGCTTTGTCTTCTGCAATCTTCCTCTTCTCTTGAACCTCCTGCAAAATCATCTGATCCATTTCAAAATGGCCACCACCGTTACTAGCAACAACCTCATCAATCTTTTCAAGCAGTTCAGAAACCTGAGAGCGATCGtccttcttgttgttgttgaacaCATGGTACATGTTGTTACATTTCTTCACTAGCCACTGGAGAGCTTTCCCTTGACTCTCAATGAACTGCTCAATCGTTGTTTCTCCCAGAAAGTCCCCACATGTGAACAGCACCATGGTGTATCTCCAAACATTCTCACCAAAAAGCTGAAAGTGGCACTCCATTGTCCTTCTGTTCATTTCAGTGAATGAAGTGTCTAAACGGACAAGCACAAGCACAATGTGGGGGCCTGGTGGACACTGAGTTACACTAAGCACTATGTCCTGCTTGCAAAGCTCAGTAGTGTATGCGAATGGGTGAATTCTCCAACGGCCTGGAATATCCACTACAGTAACATGCCTTCCTTGAACGTCTCCTTCACTTTTTACACACTTTGACATCCTCCTTTTGGGAAATGTCATAAATGCCTCCTGTGCAAGGATTGTGTTTCCTGTTGAGCTCTTTCCAGAAAACTGATAACCTGTTAGCAAAACTCTGACCTCAAAACTGTGGCTTGTgcttactaaaaataaaataaaaataaagagcaaAATAGAATCAAGATAATTATAAATCTCATTATTCTGCATTAAATCATAAGGAAACACTATGACATAAGCTAACATAAGCTGGCTATTTGTTTtatgttaaagctgcagtgtacAATTGTACTGTAATAGATGTGATTACAGAAGTTTTTATATGTCTAGATAACTTTACCCAGCTAGCATGTGCTGCAGgctctgtgttgtgtactgATTTCAGAGAATGAGTACAGTAACTGTGGCATTGATCATCAAAGCTTACATTATATAACAATCAGTGGCGGCTAACTGTCACTAAAAGACAAGGCTGAGGCTGTGATCTTAAACCTAGTGTTTGGGAAGTGTTATGATTACTGTAATCAATAACTAATACTGACATGATGATAACAGAAATTTTATATCTTTAGAGTTTATTTAGTCATTGCAATTGAGGAAGTAGGAGAGTTGGTCGAGGGGCTAGCACCACCTTCCCTTAAAACAACAATTGCTAGAGAAGTCTTTGGAGTTGCAAATTATTGAGCTGCATCCTATCAGATAACTCCACATGGTGGTGGAGCGCACATCCCTTCTCTAAAGCAGGTTAACTTGTTTTTTCTACCAATAAGAGCTATTTGTAAAAATATCTAAATCTTATATCCTACAGACAGGATGTATGATTTATATGTCTGATTTACCAACAATTTTAAATCAAaattataacaaatatataatattctaCTGACCCATTTTTGATCTCAGCATTTTTCTGTGCTTCTGAGTCATTAGTAGTCTTTGTTCTGCTCGATTATCTTCAGCTTCCCTCCATTTCTGTACAAGGTAGATCTTC harbors:
- the LOC131363959 gene encoding GTPase IMAP family member 8-like, whose translation is MHTGSVFILSSFLTAVCEERLRPTAQIQVVTARRMASIGDPPQESDLRIIIIGPSEVDVASIGNIILGREVFGSQSSKCIKRDGEIAGRKLTVVVTPNRWSRLPLIDTVKRDKQELMLSMLLCDPGPHAILLAIGEEEVTKAMAISMKEHMELLGQEVWDHTILLYSSDNQQEKCVKGSGAAFKRITDKCGDRYHVLSNTDHGDRIQVTELLKKIDEMLQKNKGKHCEIHRKIYLVQKWREAEDNRAEQRLLMTQKHRKMLRSKMVSTSHSFEVRVLLTGYQFSGKSSTGNTILAQEAFMTFPKRRMSKCVKSEGDVQGRHVTVVDIPGRWRIHPFAYTTELCKQDIVLSVTQCPPGPHIVLVLVRLDTSFTEMNRRTMECHFQLFGENVWRYTMVLFTCGDFLGETTIEQFIESQGKALQWLVKKCNNMYHVFNNNKKDDRSQVSELLEKIDEVVASNGGGHFEMDQMILQEVQEKRKIAEDKAKKRRLKTQEEKRGATGSESEKEALSSDPEVNIVLIGYRRAGKTTVGNIMLGKNSFSRQKTFQSEQQHGLVAGRQVVVVDTPGWDWDHDLEETPELDWQIVESVHTHCSKDAPVVFLLVVRAAFPFKEVNKLITEEYLQLLGDSVWNHTIVLFTTGGWMEDIDIELHIESEGDALQWLVEKCGNRYHVLDTKEKKEDVQVPELMRMIEQVVAKNKSCPFQLDKEICERFERKCSTVSNQPSQRMLQVREEYGSMSQFRPKMDDGYDDDDKSSGYSSANSLQTETSTTPLLRGETDTSLESIRESAEDKRLKTETLKLTIKKEL